One genomic window of Megachile rotundata isolate GNS110a chromosome 12, iyMegRotu1, whole genome shotgun sequence includes the following:
- the CRMP gene encoding collapsin Response Mediator Protein isoform X2, translating to MSTPVKKVPIHLQSAQNRLLIKNGKVVNDDGITDNDVYIEDGIIKQMGRNLIIPGGTRIIDARGKYVMPGGIDPHTHFELELMGAKSVDDFYQGTKAAVAGGTTMIIDFVIPKKDESLLEAYERYRETADKKVCCDYSLHVAVTSWSPKVKEEMTTLASSHGVSSFKMFMAYHDLFMLRDPELIEAFKTCKELGAVAMVHAENGDIIAENTKRLLEAGVTGPEGHEMSRPEEVEAEAVYRASVIASQVNCPLYVTAVTSKSAVDVLSTKRSEGVVLLGETVASAIGIDGSEQYGKDIEKARRYITSPPLRPDPTTPVYLIEHLDQDDLQVVGSDNCTFNADQKALGKDDFSKIPNGVNGVEDRMSVLWEKGVHAGIMDPTRFVAVTSTNAARIFNLYPRKGVIAIGSDADIVVWDPNRKRTISAQTHAQAVDFNIFEGMEVHGVPEYVIVEGRVCVDECELKVVHGFGKFIETPCNAEYVYGMIEDREKRPRGVARTEAEAKKYAEEDAAIAKAKQEARAAALAKSHQTNGTYESPKPKVKMPDCLPTLPDSAVVTPSSKGPRLEGQRNLQDSTFSISEDVEEARRACIRVNNPPGGRSAGGFW from the exons AGCGCGCAAAACAGGCTGCTGATCAAGAACGGGAAGGTCGTGAACGATGATGGCATCACGGACAACGACGTCTACATCGAGGACGGTATCATCAA ACAAATGGGGCGAAATCTGATAATACCAGGAGGTACGAGAATCATCGACGCCCGTGGGAAGTACGTGATGCCCGGTGGTATAGATCCGCACACCCATTTCGAACTGGAGCTAATGGGAGCCAAGTCGGTCGACGATTTCTATCAGGGGACGAAGGCAGCCGTAGCCGGTGGCACTACTATGATCATCGATTTCGTCATTCCTAAGAAGGACGAGTCTCTGTTAGAGGCGTACGAGAGGTATAGAGAGACTGCCGACAAGAAGGTCTGCTGCGATTATTCGCTCCATGTCGCCGTTACCTCGTGGAGTCCAAAA GTCAAAGAGGAAATGACTACGTTAGCCAGCTCGCACGGTGTCAGTagttttaaaatgtttatgGCCTACCATGACTTGTTCATGCTCCGGGACCCAGAGTTGATCGAGGCATTCAAGACGTGCAAGGAACTCGGCGCCGTCGCCATGGTTCATGCGGAAAACGGCGATATTATTGCCGAG AACACGAAACGATTGCTCGAGGCAGGAGTTACAGGGCCGGAGGGTCACGAAATGTCGCGTCCCGAAGAAGTGGAGGCGGAGGCTGTGTACAGAGCCTCTGTCATAGCCAGCCAG GTGAATTGTCCGCTGTACGTAACTGCGGTGACGAGCAAGTCAGCCGTAGACGTTCTGTCGACTAAACGCTCGGAGGGTGTTGTCCTGTTAGGAGAAACTGTCGCAAGTGCCATTGGTATCGACGGTAGCGAACAGTATGGAAAAGATATCGAAAAAGCGAGGCGTTACATTACTAGCCCACCATTGAGACCTGATCCCACGACACCCGTTTATCTAATCGAACACCTCGATCA GGATGATCTCCAAGTAGTGGGAAGCGACAACTGTACCTTCAACGCAGACCAAAAGGCCTTAGGCAAAGACGACTTCTCGAAGATCCCGAACGGCGTGAACGGCGTGGAGGACAGAATGTCGGTCCTGTGGGAGAAAGGTGTTCACGCGGGTATAATGGACCCTACAAGGTTCGTGGCAGTGACCAGTACCAACGCAGCCAGGATCTTCAACTTGTACCCGAGAAAGGGAGTAATCGCTATTGGGTCAGACGCTGATATAGTCGTCTGGGACCCCAACAGGAAGCGTACGATTTCCGCCCAGACTCACGCTCAGGCCGTTGACTTCAACATCTTCGAG GGCATGGAAGTTCACGGAGTACCAGAATACGTCATAGTCGAAGGACGAGTCTGCGTAGACGAGTGCGAACTGAAGGTCGTCCACGGTTTTGGAAAGTTCATCGAAACGCCTTGCAACGCTGAATACGTATACGGCATGATCGAGGACAGAGAAAAG AGACCACGCGGTGTGGCACGAACCGAAGCAGAGGCGAAGAAGTACGCCGAAGAGGATGCCGCTATCGCGAAAGCGAAACAGGAGGCAAGAGCTGCTGCCCTTGCCAAGAGTCATCAGACGAATGGCACATACGAGAGCCCGAAACCGAAAGTCAAGATGCCTGATTGTTTGCCGACGTTACCTGATTCCGCGGTGGTTACGCCATCGTCGAAAGGTCCACGACTGGAAGGACAGAGAAATTTACAAGATTCCACTTTCTCTATTAGCG AGGACGTAGAAGAAGCAAGAAGAGCTTGCATCCGCGTGAACAATCCACCAGGCGGTCGCAGTGCGGGAGGTTTTTGGTAA
- the CRMP gene encoding collapsin Response Mediator Protein isoform X1 encodes MSTPVKKVPIHLQSAQNRLLIKNGKVVNDDGITDNDVYIEDGIIKQMGRNLIIPGGTRIIDARGKYVMPGGIDPHTHFELELMGAKSVDDFYQGTKAAVAGGTTMIIDFVIPKKDESLLEAYERYRETADKKVCCDYSLHVAVTSWSPKVKEEMTTLASSHGVSSFKMFMAYHDLFMLRDPELIEAFKTCKELGAVAMVHAENGDIIAENTKRLLEAGVTGPEGHEMSRPEEVEAEAVYRASVIASQVNCPLYVVHVMSRSAAEAVQIARKRGICVFGETLVATIGTDGTNYAHKCWRHAAAYVMSPPLRPDPDTPDVILNMLAMDDLQVVGSDNCTFNADQKALGKDDFSKIPNGVNGVEDRMSVLWEKGVHAGIMDPTRFVAVTSTNAARIFNLYPRKGVIAIGSDADIVVWDPNRKRTISAQTHAQAVDFNIFEGMEVHGVPEYVIVEGRVCVDECELKVVHGFGKFIETPCNAEYVYGMIEDREKRPRGVARTEAEAKKYAEEDAAIAKAKQEARAAALAKSHQTNGTYESPKPKVKMPDCLPTLPDSAVVTPSSKGPRLEGQRNLQDSTFSISEDVEEARRACIRVNNPPGGRSAGGFW; translated from the exons AGCGCGCAAAACAGGCTGCTGATCAAGAACGGGAAGGTCGTGAACGATGATGGCATCACGGACAACGACGTCTACATCGAGGACGGTATCATCAA ACAAATGGGGCGAAATCTGATAATACCAGGAGGTACGAGAATCATCGACGCCCGTGGGAAGTACGTGATGCCCGGTGGTATAGATCCGCACACCCATTTCGAACTGGAGCTAATGGGAGCCAAGTCGGTCGACGATTTCTATCAGGGGACGAAGGCAGCCGTAGCCGGTGGCACTACTATGATCATCGATTTCGTCATTCCTAAGAAGGACGAGTCTCTGTTAGAGGCGTACGAGAGGTATAGAGAGACTGCCGACAAGAAGGTCTGCTGCGATTATTCGCTCCATGTCGCCGTTACCTCGTGGAGTCCAAAA GTCAAAGAGGAAATGACTACGTTAGCCAGCTCGCACGGTGTCAGTagttttaaaatgtttatgGCCTACCATGACTTGTTCATGCTCCGGGACCCAGAGTTGATCGAGGCATTCAAGACGTGCAAGGAACTCGGCGCCGTCGCCATGGTTCATGCGGAAAACGGCGATATTATTGCCGAG AACACGAAACGATTGCTCGAGGCAGGAGTTACAGGGCCGGAGGGTCACGAAATGTCGCGTCCCGAAGAAGTGGAGGCGGAGGCTGTGTACAGAGCCTCTGTCATAGCCAGCCAG GTGAATTGTCCACTGTATGTAGTGCATGTGATGAGTCGTAGTGCCGCAGAGGCGGTGCAGATCGCTCGTAAGCGTGGCATTTGCGTCTTCGGCGAGACCTTGGTGGCTACAATTGGCACAGATGGTACCAACTACGCTCACAAATGCTGGAGACACGCTGCGGCATATGTTATGAGTCCACCCTTAAGGCCAGACCCAGATACACCTGATGTGATCCTGAATATGTTGGCCAT GGATGATCTCCAAGTAGTGGGAAGCGACAACTGTACCTTCAACGCAGACCAAAAGGCCTTAGGCAAAGACGACTTCTCGAAGATCCCGAACGGCGTGAACGGCGTGGAGGACAGAATGTCGGTCCTGTGGGAGAAAGGTGTTCACGCGGGTATAATGGACCCTACAAGGTTCGTGGCAGTGACCAGTACCAACGCAGCCAGGATCTTCAACTTGTACCCGAGAAAGGGAGTAATCGCTATTGGGTCAGACGCTGATATAGTCGTCTGGGACCCCAACAGGAAGCGTACGATTTCCGCCCAGACTCACGCTCAGGCCGTTGACTTCAACATCTTCGAG GGCATGGAAGTTCACGGAGTACCAGAATACGTCATAGTCGAAGGACGAGTCTGCGTAGACGAGTGCGAACTGAAGGTCGTCCACGGTTTTGGAAAGTTCATCGAAACGCCTTGCAACGCTGAATACGTATACGGCATGATCGAGGACAGAGAAAAG AGACCACGCGGTGTGGCACGAACCGAAGCAGAGGCGAAGAAGTACGCCGAAGAGGATGCCGCTATCGCGAAAGCGAAACAGGAGGCAAGAGCTGCTGCCCTTGCCAAGAGTCATCAGACGAATGGCACATACGAGAGCCCGAAACCGAAAGTCAAGATGCCTGATTGTTTGCCGACGTTACCTGATTCCGCGGTGGTTACGCCATCGTCGAAAGGTCCACGACTGGAAGGACAGAGAAATTTACAAGATTCCACTTTCTCTATTAGCG AGGACGTAGAAGAAGCAAGAAGAGCTTGCATCCGCGTGAACAATCCACCAGGCGGTCGCAGTGCGGGAGGTTTTTGGTAA